A portion of the Krasilnikovia cinnamomea genome contains these proteins:
- a CDS encoding polyprenyl synthetase family protein has protein sequence MLNSLGLDIDPAIDVSVSAMLGNVEDALRKNVVSADPLVAEAARHLMDAGGKRFRPLIVALGAQFGDISSPDLVPAALVVELTHLATLYHDDVMDEAEVRRGAPSANARWGNSVAILVGDYLFARAADIAASLGPEAVHLQARTFARLVHGQIAETVGPRGTDPIAHHLHVIAEKTASLIATSARFGGLFSAASPEHVEALAGYGETIGIAFQLSDDLLDIASESVQSGKTPGTDLREGVPTLPVLYALASDDTDASAVRLRDLLATGPITDDALHAEALGLLRESVAMKRARETVRTYAEEARAQLAPLPDGPARRAMESLCDFIADRTS, from the coding sequence GTGCTGAACTCGCTCGGTCTCGACATCGACCCGGCGATCGACGTGTCGGTGTCCGCGATGCTGGGCAATGTCGAGGACGCGCTGCGGAAGAACGTGGTCAGCGCCGACCCCCTGGTGGCCGAGGCCGCCCGGCATCTCATGGACGCGGGCGGCAAGCGGTTCCGGCCGCTGATCGTGGCGCTGGGCGCCCAGTTCGGCGACATCTCGTCGCCCGACCTGGTGCCCGCGGCCCTGGTGGTGGAGCTGACCCATCTGGCGACGCTGTACCACGACGACGTGATGGACGAGGCCGAGGTGCGCCGGGGTGCGCCGAGCGCCAACGCCCGCTGGGGCAACTCCGTCGCGATCCTGGTGGGCGACTACCTGTTCGCGCGCGCCGCCGACATCGCGGCCTCGCTCGGGCCGGAGGCGGTGCACCTGCAGGCCCGCACGTTCGCGCGGCTGGTGCACGGCCAGATCGCCGAGACCGTGGGCCCGCGTGGCACCGATCCGATCGCCCATCATCTGCACGTCATCGCGGAGAAGACGGCCTCGCTGATCGCCACCTCGGCCCGCTTCGGCGGGCTCTTCTCTGCGGCCTCTCCGGAGCACGTGGAGGCCCTCGCGGGCTACGGCGAGACCATCGGCATCGCCTTCCAGCTCTCCGACGACCTGCTCGACATCGCCTCCGAGTCGGTGCAGTCCGGCAAGACCCCCGGCACCGACCTGCGCGAGGGCGTGCCCACCCTCCCGGTGCTGTACGCCCTGGCCAGCGACGACACCGACGCCTCGGCCGTGCGCCTGCGCGACCTGCTGGCCACCGGCCCGATCACGGATGACGCCCTGCACGCCGAGGCGCTCGGCCTGCTGCGCGAGTCCGTGGCGATGAAGCGCGCCCGGGAGACCGTCCGCACGTACGCGGAGGAGGCCCGCGCTCAGCTGGCGCCGCTGCCGGACGGGCCCGCGCGCCGCGCGATGGAGTCGCTCTGTGACTTCATCGCGGACCGCACGAGCTGA
- the rarD gene encoding EamA family transporter RarD — translation MNDERRGYVYGLTAYVMWGFFPIYFKLLRPAAPLEILAHRVIWSVLFVSLVLAAMRNWRFLSGLLRDRRRLGGAALAAVFIGLNWATYIYGVNSSRVVETALGYFITPLVVVLLGVSVQRERLRAWQWVAVGVGTLAVAVLTVDYGRLPYIALILAATFGTYSLIKKRLSLPPAEGLFVESAVLALPALIYLGWLGNTGDAVFGQVSAGHTVLMMLAGVATAVPLLLFAASANRVSLVGMGMMQYVAPILQLACGVLLYREPMPAPRLAGFALVWVALIIFTVDGIRRARAAGRNAAADTESRRVAAGPVAATTEPAAALPPR, via the coding sequence ATGAACGACGAACGCCGCGGCTACGTGTACGGGCTTACCGCGTACGTGATGTGGGGTTTCTTCCCGATCTACTTCAAGCTGCTGCGCCCCGCCGCACCGCTGGAGATCCTCGCGCACCGGGTGATCTGGTCCGTGCTCTTCGTCAGCCTGGTACTGGCCGCCATGCGCAACTGGCGCTTCCTGAGCGGGCTCCTGCGCGACCGGCGGCGCCTCGGCGGGGCGGCGCTGGCGGCGGTGTTCATCGGGCTGAACTGGGCCACCTACATCTACGGCGTCAACTCGTCGCGGGTGGTCGAGACGGCCCTCGGGTACTTCATCACGCCCCTGGTCGTCGTGCTGCTGGGCGTGAGCGTGCAGCGGGAACGGCTGCGCGCGTGGCAGTGGGTCGCGGTCGGCGTCGGCACGCTGGCGGTGGCCGTCCTGACGGTCGACTACGGCCGGCTGCCGTACATCGCGCTGATACTGGCGGCGACGTTCGGTACGTACAGTTTGATCAAGAAGCGGTTGTCGCTGCCGCCCGCGGAGGGGTTGTTCGTCGAGTCCGCGGTCCTGGCGCTGCCCGCACTGATCTACCTCGGCTGGCTCGGCAACACGGGCGACGCCGTGTTCGGGCAGGTGTCGGCCGGGCATACCGTACTCATGATGTTGGCCGGGGTGGCCACGGCGGTCCCGCTGCTGCTCTTCGCGGCCTCGGCCAACCGGGTCTCGCTGGTGGGCATGGGAATGATGCAGTACGTGGCGCCCATCCTGCAGCTGGCCTGCGGGGTGCTGCTCTATCGCGAGCCGATGCCGGCCCCGCGGCTGGCGGGCTTCGCGCTGGTCTGGGTCGCGCTGATCATCTTCACCGTCGACGGCATCCGCCGGGCCCGCGCCGCCGGCCGGAACGCGGCGGCCGACACGGAGTCCAGGAGGGTGGCGGCCGGGCCGGTGGCCGCCACCACCGAACCGGCCGCCGCCCTGCCGCCTCGCTGA
- a CDS encoding sigma-70 family RNA polymerase sigma factor: protein MLRVLQDEHGDALFAHAVRLAGGDRQRAEDLVQETLLRAWRHPEALDPERGAVRSWLFTTARNLAIDAWRRRSVRVGEVVTDMIPEPPPSADEADRAVEAWTVAEALGRLSAQHRDVLVECFYRGRSVAEAAARLGVPPGTVKSRTHYALRSLRMVLDEMGVTG, encoded by the coding sequence CTGCTCCGCGTCCTGCAGGACGAGCACGGGGATGCGCTGTTCGCGCATGCCGTCCGGCTGGCCGGCGGGGACCGGCAACGGGCGGAGGACCTCGTACAGGAAACCCTGCTGCGGGCCTGGCGCCACCCCGAGGCGCTGGACCCCGAGCGGGGCGCGGTGCGGTCATGGTTGTTCACCACCGCGCGCAACCTGGCGATTGACGCCTGGCGGCGCCGGTCGGTACGGGTGGGCGAGGTGGTCACCGACATGATTCCCGAGCCACCGCCCAGTGCCGACGAGGCCGACCGGGCGGTTGAGGCGTGGACGGTCGCGGAGGCGCTGGGCCGGCTGTCGGCGCAGCACCGCGACGTCCTGGTGGAGTGCTTCTACCGGGGCCGGTCCGTCGCGGAGGCGGCCGCCCGGCTGGGTGTCCCGCCGGGCACGGTGAAGTCGCGCACGCATTACGCGCTGCGCTCATTGCGAATGGTGCTGGACGAGATGGGGGTGACGGGATGA
- a CDS encoding anti-sigma factor family protein, which translates to MRCHHEHDDGAYVLGALSPAERAAYERHLATCSFCREAVADIAVLPGLLGRLDPADLERLLEPDLPPARISRNRTPELVHAAQTTRRKERKRLRVRVLSTLAAAACLALVVGAGTVLWMGETGRPDGAPTGPVIAMTPMGAEIPVSAQINVSGTAGGTKINLVCFYNRKSPDLKPYTVRLMAYGPDDEREQVGSWVASPGKEFSMSAVTHFADGALSRLELVRNDGKALLAYDVP; encoded by the coding sequence ATGAGGTGCCACCACGAGCACGACGACGGCGCGTACGTCCTGGGCGCCCTTTCCCCGGCCGAGCGGGCCGCGTACGAGCGGCACCTGGCCACCTGCTCGTTCTGCCGGGAGGCCGTCGCGGACATCGCCGTGCTGCCCGGACTGCTGGGCCGCCTCGACCCGGCCGACCTGGAACGACTGCTCGAACCGGATCTACCGCCCGCCCGGATCTCCCGCAACCGGACCCCCGAGCTGGTGCACGCCGCCCAGACGACGCGGCGCAAGGAGCGCAAGCGGCTCCGGGTCCGGGTACTGAGCACGCTGGCGGCCGCCGCCTGCCTGGCGCTCGTCGTCGGCGCGGGAACGGTGCTCTGGATGGGGGAGACCGGCCGCCCGGATGGAGCGCCCACCGGGCCGGTCATCGCCATGACCCCGATGGGCGCCGAGATACCGGTCTCGGCGCAGATCAACGTGTCCGGCACGGCCGGCGGCACGAAGATCAACCTGGTGTGCTTCTACAACCGCAAGAGCCCCGACCTGAAGCCGTACACGGTCCGGCTCATGGCGTACGGGCCCGACGACGAGCGGGAGCAGGTCGGCTCCTGGGTCGCCTCGCCCGGCAAGGAGTTCAGCATGTCGGCCGTGACGCACTTCGCCGACGGCGCGCTGTCCCGGCTGGAGCTGGTGCGCAATGACGGCAAGGCGCTGCTGGCCTACGACGTCCCCTGA
- a CDS encoding IclR family transcriptional regulator — MRDPLAEPSDLIRSVSRALRVLESVGRAPRGLTVKQIARRCELTVATTYHLVRTLAYEGYVIRREDGTYIVGLEIADRYRELVSAFRGPPAVGEALRRAAVDTGYSHYLGRFVGGRIAITASADGPRSPFLDDVAPGFDEAGHATALGKALLATLTADQRARYLRDYGMRPFTPATLTTPEALEADLAAGERRGMQLEMGQFRQGVACGAVVVIADRDMERRLVLACALPAAEMLTSARVIRAKLTTAARSVADALSAGDAATA, encoded by the coding sequence GTGCGCGACCCCCTGGCGGAGCCCTCGGACCTCATCCGGAGCGTGTCACGTGCGCTGCGCGTGCTGGAATCGGTCGGTCGGGCCCCGCGCGGACTCACCGTGAAGCAGATCGCGCGACGGTGCGAACTCACCGTCGCGACCACGTACCACCTGGTGCGCACCTTGGCGTACGAGGGATATGTGATCCGTCGCGAGGACGGTACGTACATCGTGGGCCTGGAGATCGCCGACCGGTACCGGGAGCTGGTCTCCGCGTTCCGTGGGCCGCCCGCGGTCGGCGAGGCGCTGCGCCGGGCGGCCGTCGACACCGGATACAGCCACTACCTCGGCCGGTTCGTCGGCGGCCGGATCGCGATCACCGCGTCCGCCGACGGCCCCCGCTCGCCGTTCCTCGACGACGTGGCCCCCGGGTTCGACGAGGCCGGACACGCCACCGCGCTCGGCAAGGCGCTGCTGGCCACCCTCACCGCCGACCAGCGCGCCCGGTACCTGCGCGACTACGGCATGCGGCCGTTCACGCCGGCCACCCTCACCACACCCGAGGCGCTGGAGGCGGATCTCGCCGCGGGCGAGCGGCGCGGCATGCAACTGGAGATGGGCCAGTTCCGCCAGGGCGTCGCGTGCGGGGCGGTGGTCGTCATCGCGGACCGCGACATGGAACGCCGGCTCGTGCTGGCCTGCGCCTTGCCCGCGGCCGAGATGCTCACCTCCGCGCGGGTCATCCGCGCCAAGCTGACCACCGCCGCCCGCAGCGTCGCCGACGCCCTCTCGGCGGGCGACGCGGCCACGGCCTGA
- the nuoN gene encoding NADH-quinone oxidoreductase subunit NuoN: MEKLQLPPIDYRALAPMLILFGVACVGVLLEALLPRRARHTVQLSLALLACVAAFIMVIRERGTRTITIGTAVAVDGPTLFLQGAILVLGVVSLLLIGERTVEPGGAFVAEAALTVGSQKDLRQTTGAAGGTEVYPLVLFALGGMLMFVSANDLLTMFVALEVFSLPLYLLCALARRRRLLSQEAALKYFLLGSYASAFFLFGVALLYGYANGVHFNQIHAAIANPARSQVLLYGGLALLAIGLLFKAALAPFHVWTPDVYQGAPTPVTALMAACTKVAAFGALLRVLYVGFEGVRWDFQPILGTIAVLTMLVGAVLAVTQTDIKRLLAYSSIANAGYLLVGVLALNEAGVSSTLFYLVAYGFSVLAAFAIVTLVRDADGEATHLSRWAGLGRRSPLFAGVFTFILLAFAGIPLTSGFTSKFAVFGAAVEGGQTWLVIFGVITSMLIAFPYLRVVVMMWLSEPGDSTPAVSIPGFLTSAALTIGVIATLALGVLPAPLLDLSDKAADFVR; this comes from the coding sequence ATGGAGAAACTGCAACTGCCCCCGATCGACTATCGGGCGCTCGCGCCGATGTTGATCCTGTTCGGGGTGGCCTGCGTGGGGGTGCTTCTCGAGGCGCTGCTGCCCCGGCGTGCCCGGCATACGGTGCAGCTCTCGCTCGCCCTGCTGGCCTGCGTGGCCGCGTTCATCATGGTGATCCGCGAGCGGGGCACCCGGACCATCACCATCGGCACCGCGGTCGCGGTCGACGGACCCACCCTGTTCCTGCAGGGCGCGATCCTCGTGCTGGGCGTGGTGTCGCTGCTGCTGATCGGCGAGCGCACGGTCGAGCCCGGCGGCGCGTTCGTGGCGGAGGCCGCGCTGACCGTGGGCTCGCAGAAGGACCTGCGGCAGACCACCGGGGCGGCGGGCGGCACGGAGGTCTACCCGCTGGTGCTGTTCGCCCTCGGCGGCATGCTGATGTTCGTATCCGCGAACGACCTGCTGACGATGTTCGTCGCGCTGGAGGTCTTCTCGCTGCCGCTGTACCTGCTGTGCGCGCTGGCGCGGCGGCGCCGCCTGCTGAGCCAGGAGGCGGCCCTCAAGTACTTCCTGCTCGGCTCGTACGCCTCCGCCTTCTTCCTGTTCGGCGTGGCGCTGCTCTACGGGTACGCGAACGGCGTGCACTTCAACCAGATCCACGCCGCGATCGCCAACCCGGCCCGCAGCCAGGTGCTGCTGTACGGCGGGCTCGCGTTGCTGGCGATCGGGCTGCTGTTCAAGGCCGCCCTGGCGCCGTTCCACGTGTGGACGCCCGACGTCTACCAGGGGGCGCCGACCCCGGTCACCGCGCTCATGGCCGCCTGCACGAAGGTGGCGGCGTTCGGTGCGCTGCTGCGCGTGCTGTACGTCGGCTTCGAGGGGGTCCGCTGGGACTTCCAGCCGATCCTGGGCACCATCGCGGTGCTGACCATGCTGGTGGGTGCGGTGCTGGCGGTCACCCAGACGGACATCAAGCGGCTGCTGGCGTACTCGTCGATCGCGAACGCCGGGTACCTGCTCGTCGGTGTGCTGGCGCTCAACGAGGCCGGTGTGTCCAGCACGTTGTTCTACCTGGTCGCGTACGGCTTCTCGGTGCTGGCCGCGTTCGCCATCGTCACGCTGGTGCGCGACGCGGACGGCGAGGCGACCCACCTGTCCCGGTGGGCCGGGCTGGGCCGCCGGTCGCCGCTGTTCGCGGGGGTCTTCACGTTCATCCTGCTGGCCTTCGCCGGTATTCCGTTGACCAGCGGTTTCACCAGCAAGTTCGCGGTGTTCGGGGCGGCGGTCGAGGGCGGCCAGACCTGGCTCGTGATCTTCGGTGTGATCACCAGCATGCTGATCGCGTTCCCGTACCTGCGGGTCGTGGTGATGATGTGGCTCTCCGAGCCGGGCGACAGCACCCCGGCGGTGTCGATTCCCGGCTTCCTCACCTCGGCGGCCCTGACCATCGGCGTGATCGCGACGCTGGCGCTGGGTGTGCTCCCCGCGCCGCTGCTGGACCTGAGCGACAAGGCCGCCGATTTCGTCCGCTGA